The following are from one region of the Noviherbaspirillum sedimenti genome:
- the iscU gene encoding Fe-S cluster assembly scaffold IscU, protein MAYSEKVLDHYENPRNVGAFEKGDDTVGTGMVGAPACGDVMKLQIKVGEDGVIQDAKFKTYGCGSAIASSSLVTEWVKGKTLDQALSIKNTQIAEELALPPVKIHCSILAEDAIKAAVQDYQAKHGAAKEAA, encoded by the coding sequence ATGGCATATTCGGAAAAGGTCCTCGACCACTATGAAAACCCGCGCAACGTCGGCGCCTTCGAAAAGGGCGACGACACGGTCGGCACCGGCATGGTCGGTGCGCCGGCTTGCGGCGACGTCATGAAGCTGCAGATCAAGGTCGGTGAAGACGGCGTGATCCAGGACGCGAAATTCAAGACCTACGGCTGCGGCTCGGCGATCGCATCAAGCTCGCTGGTGACCGAATGGGTCAAGGGCAAGACCCTCGACCAGGCTTTGTCGATCAAGAATACCCAGATCGCCGAAGAGCTGGCGCTGCCGCCGGTGAAGATCCACTGCTCGATCCTGGCGGAAGACGCCATCAAGGCGGCGGTGCAGGATTACCAGGCCAAGCACGGCGCGGCCAAGGAAGCCGCGTAA
- the iscA gene encoding iron-sulfur cluster assembly protein IscA yields the protein MAITLTEKAAKHISRYIERRGKGIGLRFGVRTTGCSGMAYKLEYVDESSADDEVYESHGVKVFVDPKSLPYIDGTELDFAREGLNEGFKFRNPNMKDECGCGESFRI from the coding sequence ATGGCAATCACATTGACGGAAAAAGCGGCGAAGCATATCAGCCGTTACATCGAGCGGCGCGGCAAGGGCATCGGCCTGCGCTTCGGCGTGCGCACCACCGGCTGCTCCGGCATGGCTTACAAGCTGGAGTATGTCGACGAGAGCAGCGCCGATGACGAGGTGTACGAGTCGCATGGCGTGAAAGTCTTCGTCGATCCCAAGAGCCTGCCGTACATCGACGGCACCGAGCTGGATTTTGCGCGCGAAGGCTTGAATGAAGGCTTCAAGTTCCGCAATCCCAATATGAAGGATGAATGCGGCTGCGGCGAGAGCTTCCGCATTTAA
- the hscB gene encoding Fe-S protein assembly co-chaperone HscB, which translates to MKTHFDLFQLPQRFEIDLAALDRAYHEVQNQAHPDRFASASSAEKRVAMQWATRANEAYQTLKNPLARAKYLCELNGVDLQVESNTAMPPAFLMQQMEWREALEDAHAAKDIGALESLEGELLAARKAEVAGLAAQLDTGDFHAAALGVRRMMFVEKFEDEVARVFDLVSD; encoded by the coding sequence ATGAAGACTCACTTCGACCTTTTTCAACTGCCGCAGCGCTTCGAGATCGACCTCGCAGCGCTGGACCGTGCCTACCACGAAGTGCAGAACCAGGCGCACCCGGACCGCTTCGCCAGTGCCAGCAGCGCTGAAAAGCGTGTGGCCATGCAATGGGCAACCCGCGCCAACGAAGCCTATCAGACCCTGAAAAATCCGCTGGCGCGCGCAAAATACCTGTGCGAACTCAATGGCGTCGACCTGCAGGTCGAATCCAACACCGCCATGCCGCCGGCCTTCCTGATGCAGCAGATGGAATGGCGCGAAGCGCTGGAAGACGCCCATGCGGCCAAGGACATCGGCGCGCTGGAAAGCCTGGAAGGCGAGTTACTGGCGGCGCGCAAGGCGGAAGTCGCAGGTCTTGCGGCGCAGCTTGATACCGGCGATTTCCATGCGGCGGCGCTTGGTGTGCGGCGCATGATGTTTGTCGAAAAATTCGAAGATGAAGTGGCCAGGGTGTTCGACCTGGTCAGCGATTAG
- the hscA gene encoding Fe-S protein assembly chaperone HscA, translating to MALLQISEPGMSTAPHQHRLAVGIDLGTTNSLVATVRSSIPEVLADDEGRTLLPSVVRYLANGHAHIGYKAQAAQVTDPKNTIVSVKRFMGRGLKDIAHAENMPYDFLDTPGMVQLKTVAGVKSPVEVSAEILATLRQHAEDALGDELVGAVITVPAYFDDAQRQATKDAAKLAGLNVLRLLNEPTAAAIAYGLDHDPQGIYAVYDLGGGTFDISILKLTKGVFEVLATGGDSALGGDDFDHRLLCWITEQEKLAPLSDQDTRLLMVKSREAKELLSTKSETQIDAVLQSGEQVHLTLSAATFAEITQHLVKKTMVPCKKAMRDAGLSEEDVDGVVLVGGATRMPNIRKAVGEFFKTTPLANIDPDKVVALGAAIQANLLAGNRAPGDDWLLLDVIPLSLGIETMGGLVEKVIPRNSTIPCARAQEFTTFKDGQTALAIHVVQGERELVSDCRSLAKFELHGIPPMAAGAARIRITYQVDADGLLSVSARELRSGVESSITVKPSYGLSDDEIARMLQDSFTSAESDMQSRALREEQVEAERILLATEAALAVDESLLDDEERAAILALIDNLRQLAQGSDHDAIKAAVQALANGTEDFAARRMDRSVRQALSGKKLDEIA from the coding sequence ATGGCGCTTCTGCAAATCTCCGAGCCGGGCATGTCCACCGCGCCGCACCAGCACCGGCTGGCGGTCGGGATCGACCTCGGTACCACCAATTCGCTGGTCGCCACCGTGCGCAGCAGCATCCCGGAAGTGCTGGCCGACGACGAGGGCAGGACGTTGCTGCCGTCAGTGGTGCGCTACCTGGCCAACGGCCATGCTCACATCGGCTACAAGGCGCAGGCGGCGCAAGTGACCGACCCGAAAAACACCATCGTCTCGGTCAAGCGTTTCATGGGCCGCGGCCTGAAGGATATCGCCCACGCCGAGAACATGCCCTATGACTTCCTCGACACGCCGGGCATGGTGCAGTTGAAGACGGTGGCCGGCGTGAAAAGCCCGGTCGAAGTGTCGGCGGAAATCCTTGCCACCCTGCGCCAGCATGCGGAAGATGCGCTCGGCGACGAACTGGTCGGCGCGGTGATCACGGTGCCGGCCTATTTCGACGATGCCCAGCGCCAGGCCACCAAGGATGCGGCAAAACTGGCCGGCCTGAATGTGCTGCGCCTGCTGAACGAGCCGACCGCGGCGGCCATCGCCTATGGCCTCGACCACGACCCGCAGGGCATCTATGCCGTCTATGACCTCGGCGGCGGCACCTTCGACATCTCGATCCTGAAACTGACCAAGGGCGTCTTCGAAGTGCTGGCCACCGGCGGCGATTCGGCGCTGGGCGGCGACGACTTCGACCATCGCCTGCTGTGCTGGATCACCGAGCAGGAAAAGCTGGCGCCGCTGTCGGACCAGGACACGCGCCTCTTGATGGTGAAGTCGCGCGAAGCCAAGGAACTGCTCTCCACCAAGTCCGAAACCCAGATCGACGCCGTGCTGCAAAGCGGCGAACAGGTGCACCTGACGCTTTCCGCGGCGACCTTCGCCGAGATCACCCAGCACCTGGTGAAAAAAACCATGGTGCCGTGCAAGAAGGCCATGCGCGACGCCGGTCTCTCGGAAGAAGATGTCGATGGCGTGGTGCTGGTCGGCGGCGCCACCCGCATGCCGAACATCCGCAAGGCGGTCGGTGAATTCTTCAAGACTACGCCGCTGGCCAACATCGACCCCGACAAGGTGGTCGCCCTTGGCGCGGCGATCCAGGCCAATCTTTTGGCCGGCAACCGCGCGCCGGGCGACGACTGGCTGCTGCTGGACGTGATCCCGCTGTCGCTCGGCATCGAAACCATGGGCGGCCTGGTCGAGAAAGTCATCCCGCGCAATTCCACGATTCCCTGCGCGCGCGCGCAGGAATTCACCACCTTCAAGGATGGCCAGACCGCGCTGGCGATCCACGTGGTGCAGGGCGAACGCGAACTGGTGAGCGACTGCCGCTCGCTGGCGAAGTTCGAGCTGCATGGCATTCCGCCGATGGCGGCCGGCGCCGCCCGCATCCGCATCACCTACCAGGTCGATGCCGATGGCTTGCTGTCGGTGTCGGCGCGCGAACTGCGCTCGGGTGTCGAATCCTCGATCACCGTCAAGCCATCCTATGGCCTGTCCGACGACGAGATCGCCAGGATGCTGCAGGACTCCTTCACTTCGGCCGAGAGCGACATGCAGTCGCGCGCGCTGCGCGAAGAGCAGGTCGAGGCCGAGCGCATCCTGCTGGCGACCGAAGCGGCGCTGGCAGTCGATGAAAGCCTGCTGGATGACGAGGAACGCGCGGCGATACTTGCCCTGATCGATAATCTGCGCCAGCTCGCGCAGGGCAGCGACCACGACGCCATCAAGGCGGCGGTGCAGGCACTCGCCAACGGCACCGAAGACTTCGCTGCCAGAAGGATGGACCGCAGCGTCCGTCAGGCCCTGTCCGGCAAGAAGCTCGACGAGATCGCCTGA
- the fdx gene encoding ISC system 2Fe-2S type ferredoxin: MPQIVVLPHATLCPEGAVIDAQKGKTVCDTLLAHDIEIEHACEKSCACTTCHVVVREGFNSLNEAQEKEEDLLDMAWGLEAQSRLSCQAVVGDEDLVIEIPKYTINQVSENH, from the coding sequence GTGCCACAGATCGTTGTCCTGCCCCATGCCACCCTCTGCCCGGAAGGCGCCGTCATCGACGCGCAAAAGGGCAAGACCGTGTGCGACACCCTGCTCGCGCATGATATCGAGATCGAACATGCCTGCGAAAAATCCTGCGCCTGCACCACCTGTCACGTGGTGGTGCGCGAAGGGTTCAATTCGCTCAACGAGGCGCAGGAAAAGGAAGAAGACCTGCTCGACATGGCCTGGGGCCTGGAAGCGCAATCGCGCCTGTCCTGCCAGGCGGTGGTCGGCGATGAAGACCTGGTGATCGAGATCCCCAAGTACACCATCAACCAGGTCAGCGAAAACCACTGA
- the iscX gene encoding Fe-S cluster assembly protein IscX produces MKWTDITQIAEDLHDKYPDIDPLTVRFTDLFNWVCALDGFDDDHQRSGEKILEAIQAAWIEEAK; encoded by the coding sequence ATGAAATGGACCGACATTACCCAGATCGCCGAAGACTTGCACGACAAGTATCCGGACATCGACCCGCTGACGGTGCGTTTTACCGACCTGTTTAACTGGGTCTGCGCGCTGGACGGCTTCGATGACGACCACCAGCGTTCCGGCGAAAAGATCCTCGAAGCGATCCAGGCCGCCTGGATCGAGGAAGCGAAGTAG
- a CDS encoding PAS domain-containing sensor histidine kinase codes for MKPKNEISGSPKNLRQPARDHLDEQAARAQCAPIESDAQKQLQELHVHQIELEMQNAELQQARTNSDVNLARYTDLYDFAPIGYFTLDCDGSILEVNLTGATLLRTERSRLSGQPLSNFIAPERQPEFRNFMRKVMLGQGKEIHEMGFLNAENEPLIAHIEATMDASGKACRLVMLDITERKQTEEALRYSREMLRHMVSHQEHVKEDERKRIAREIHDDLGQNLLALRLDIAMLHERTSQHHPRLHRKTAAALEQIDTTLKAVRTAINNLRPTVLDLGLNAAIEWLVKDFQQRNGIRCTLIMDETEFALDDERATALFRILQESFNNVLRHANADHVRVEVRSDGASIFMTIGDNGVGFFPGCRRKANSFGLLGITERVNALHGRLDIDSCQDKGTCLSISLPLKSSGAD; via the coding sequence ATGAAACCTAAAAATGAAATTTCAGGCAGTCCGAAAAATCTGCGCCAGCCCGCCCGGGATCACCTGGATGAGCAAGCGGCCAGGGCACAGTGCGCCCCGATAGAATCGGACGCCCAGAAACAGTTGCAAGAACTGCACGTCCACCAGATTGAACTGGAAATGCAGAACGCCGAGCTGCAACAGGCCCGCACCAACAGCGATGTGAATCTGGCACGCTATACCGATCTCTATGATTTTGCGCCGATCGGCTATTTCACCCTCGATTGCGATGGCAGCATCCTGGAGGTCAATCTTACCGGTGCGACCCTGCTGCGCACCGAGCGTAGCAGGCTGTCCGGGCAGCCCCTGAGCAATTTCATTGCGCCAGAGAGGCAGCCGGAATTTCGGAATTTCATGCGGAAAGTCATGCTGGGACAGGGTAAGGAAATCCATGAAATGGGATTTCTGAATGCGGAGAACGAGCCGCTGATTGCGCACATCGAAGCCACGATGGATGCCAGCGGAAAAGCCTGCCGTCTGGTGATGCTGGACATTACCGAGCGAAAACAAACCGAAGAAGCCCTGCGCTACTCGCGCGAGATGCTGCGGCACATGGTGTCACACCAGGAGCATGTCAAGGAAGACGAACGCAAGCGCATTGCCCGCGAAATCCATGACGACCTGGGGCAGAACCTGCTGGCCCTGCGCCTGGACATCGCCATGCTGCATGAACGCACCAGCCAGCACCATCCGCGCCTGCACCGGAAAACGGCTGCCGCACTGGAGCAAATCGATACCACGTTGAAAGCCGTGCGCACCGCCATCAACAACCTGCGACCGACCGTGCTGGACTTGGGCCTGAATGCGGCAATCGAGTGGCTGGTGAAGGATTTTCAGCAGCGCAACGGCATCCGCTGCACACTGATCATGGATGAAACGGAGTTCGCGCTGGATGACGAGCGCGCCACTGCGCTATTTCGCATCCTGCAGGAATCGTTCAACAACGTGCTGCGCCATGCCAATGCGGATCATGTCCGCGTCGAGGTACGCAGCGACGGCGCCAGCATCTTCATGACCATTGGCGACAATGGCGTCGGCTTTTTCCCGGGCTGCCGGCGCAAGGCGAATTCGTTTGGCTTGCTGGGCATTACCGAACGCGTCAATGCGCTGCACGGCAGGCTGGACATCGACAGCTGCCAGGACAAAGGCACCTGCCTGAGCATTTCACTGCCGCTGAAAAGCTCCGGGGCAGACTGA
- a CDS encoding PAS domain-containing protein yields the protein MVTHDGRCFKVRTIPYCSHDNLINGVVITFSGITVAKMLEEPLRQEIETSTMRKMPLIG from the coding sequence ATTGTCACCCATGACGGACGCTGCTTCAAGGTACGCACCATCCCCTACTGCAGCCACGACAATCTCATCAATGGCGTGGTGATCACGTTTAGCGGCATCACCGTCGCCAAGATGCTTGAAGAACCGTTGCGCCAGGAAATTGAAACTTCCACCATGCGCAAAATGCCATTGATTGGATAG
- a CDS encoding glycine zipper 2TM domain-containing protein, with protein sequence MEANHKPNRIHPLVATAAVAVTVLSLTGVAAITGLLPTSHGESGPGSAAAVASLMAPAATGAAAQVGGGSSADPAQANAAASATAAPKAQLAAEEAEKPAPKAAPKQTSQQHSPRPASTNYSQKTSQARPICYDCGKVESVQAIQEQGQASGVGVVAGALLGGVLGNQVGGGSGRKLATVAGAVGGGFAGNEVEKRSRATSSYQVQVRMEDGAVRSFKQTTDNWRVGDRVRIVNGELSLRG encoded by the coding sequence ATGGAAGCCAATCACAAGCCGAACCGCATTCATCCTCTGGTGGCGACTGCCGCCGTTGCCGTCACAGTATTGAGCCTGACCGGCGTGGCCGCCATTACCGGCCTGCTGCCGACCTCGCACGGCGAAAGCGGCCCTGGCAGTGCGGCGGCGGTCGCCAGCCTGATGGCGCCGGCGGCAACAGGCGCTGCTGCACAGGTCGGTGGCGGATCATCCGCGGATCCCGCGCAGGCCAATGCAGCCGCTTCCGCCACCGCTGCGCCAAAGGCCCAGCTGGCAGCCGAGGAAGCCGAAAAGCCGGCACCCAAAGCCGCCCCGAAACAAACCTCACAGCAGCATAGCCCGCGCCCGGCCTCGACCAATTATTCGCAAAAGACTTCACAAGCGCGCCCCATCTGCTACGATTGCGGCAAGGTGGAATCGGTCCAGGCGATCCAGGAACAGGGTCAGGCCAGCGGCGTCGGCGTGGTCGCCGGTGCGCTATTGGGTGGCGTGCTGGGCAACCAGGTCGGCGGCGGCAGCGGCCGCAAGCTGGCGACCGTGGCCGGCGCAGTGGGCGGCGGCTTTGCCGGCAATGAAGTCGAGAAACGCAGCCGCGCCACCAGCAGCTACCAGGTACAGGTGCGCATGGAAGACGGCGCGGTGCGCAGCTTCAAGCAGACTACCGACAACTGGCGTGTCGGCGACCGCGTACGCATCGTCAACGGCGAGCTGAGCTTGCGGGGTTGA
- the lysS gene encoding lysine--tRNA ligase, translating to MTQQTAQQPDNAAQPLDEGSIIGERRAKLAAIREKGVAFPNDFRPQHKAADLQAQYGESAAEALEEQAIKVSVAGRMMLKRVMGKASFATLQDASGVRADGRIQLFITKDLLGEEDYAAFKHYDLGDILGAEGTLFKTKTGELSVKVTKLRLLTKSLRPLPDKFHGLADQETKYRQRYVDLIMNEDTRRTFKARTAALSSIRRFMEKNDFMEVETPMLHVIPGGAAAKPFITHHNALDMEMFMRIAPELYLKRLVVGGFERVFEVNRNFRNEGVSPRHNPEFTMMEFYAAYVDYQWLMEFTEQVIRQAAIDAHGTASLTYQGRELDLSKPFERLTIVGAINKYAPQYTHEQLHDTDFLRAELKKFGVKPHVISGLGALQLSLFEETAEAQLWNPTYIIDYPVEVSPLARASDTVPGITERFELFITGREIANGFSELNDAEDQAARFQAQVAAKNAGDEEAMYYDADYIRALEYGLPPTGGCGIGIDRLMMLITDSPNIRDVILFPHLRRED from the coding sequence ATGACTCAGCAAACTGCTCAACAACCCGATAATGCGGCGCAGCCGCTAGACGAGGGCTCCATCATCGGCGAGCGCCGCGCCAAGCTGGCGGCGATCCGCGAGAAAGGCGTCGCATTCCCCAACGACTTCCGCCCGCAGCACAAGGCGGCCGACCTGCAGGCGCAGTACGGCGAATCAGCTGCCGAAGCGCTGGAGGAGCAGGCCATCAAGGTATCGGTGGCCGGCCGCATGATGTTGAAGCGCGTGATGGGCAAGGCGTCGTTCGCTACGCTGCAGGATGCTTCCGGCGTCAGGGCCGATGGCCGTATCCAGCTCTTCATCACGAAGGATTTGCTTGGCGAAGAAGACTACGCCGCCTTCAAGCACTATGACCTGGGCGACATCCTCGGCGCCGAAGGCACGCTGTTCAAGACCAAGACCGGCGAACTGTCGGTGAAGGTGACCAAGCTGCGCCTCTTGACCAAGTCGCTGCGCCCGCTGCCGGACAAGTTCCATGGTCTCGCCGACCAGGAAACCAAGTATCGTCAGCGCTATGTCGACCTGATCATGAACGAGGACACGCGCCGCACCTTCAAGGCGCGCACCGCCGCGCTGTCGTCGATCCGCCGCTTCATGGAAAAGAACGACTTCATGGAAGTCGAGACACCGATGCTGCACGTGATCCCGGGCGGCGCCGCGGCCAAGCCTTTCATCACCCACCACAATGCGCTCGACATGGAAATGTTCATGCGCATTGCGCCCGAGCTGTACCTGAAGCGCCTGGTGGTGGGCGGCTTCGAGCGCGTCTTCGAAGTCAACCGCAACTTCCGCAACGAGGGTGTGTCGCCGCGCCACAATCCTGAATTCACCATGATGGAATTCTATGCGGCGTATGTCGATTACCAGTGGCTGATGGAATTCACCGAGCAGGTGATCCGCCAGGCCGCCATCGATGCGCACGGCACCGCCAGCCTGACCTACCAGGGCCGCGAACTCGATTTGAGCAAGCCCTTCGAGCGCCTGACCATCGTCGGCGCCATCAACAAGTACGCGCCGCAATACACCCACGAGCAATTGCACGATACGGACTTCCTGCGGGCGGAACTGAAGAAGTTTGGCGTCAAGCCGCACGTCATTTCCGGCCTGGGCGCGCTGCAATTGTCGCTGTTCGAGGAAACCGCCGAGGCGCAGCTGTGGAACCCGACCTACATCATCGACTATCCGGTGGAAGTCTCGCCGCTGGCGCGCGCTTCCGACACCGTGCCCGGCATTACCGAGCGCTTCGAGCTGTTCATCACCGGCCGCGAGATCGCCAACGGCTTTTCCGAGCTGAATGACGCCGAAGACCAGGCTGCGCGCTTCCAGGCGCAAGTCGCCGCCAAGAACGCCGGCGACGAGGAAGCCATGTATTACGACGCCGATTACATCCGCGCGCTCGAATATGGCCTGCCGCCGACCGGCGGCTGCGGCATCGGCATCGACCGCCTGATGATGCTGATCACCGATTCGCCGAATATCCGCGACGTCATCCTGTTCCCGCACCTGCGCCGGGAAGACTGA
- the prfB gene encoding peptide chain release factor 2 (programmed frameshift), whose translation MEAERLNALSALLADLTTREVELRGYLDFAAKSEKLEQVNAELEDPNVWNDQKRAQDLGREKKSLEAIVTSLTEIESGLRDAADLFEMAREEGDEDTLIAIEADAEELRKRVEGMEFRRMFNNPMDPNNCFIDITAGAGGTEAQDWASMIMRQYLRYCERKGFKTEILEQSDGEIAGVKTASIKVEGDYAYGFLRTETGVHRLVRKSPFDSANGRHTSFCSLFVYPEVDDSIDIDINPADVRVDTYRASGAGGQHINKTDSAVRLTHAPSGIVVQCQNDRSQHRNRAEAWDMLKSKLYELELRNRMSEQQKLEDSKTDVGWGHQIRSYVLDQSRIKDLRTGHEVGNTKAVLDGDLDDFIGASLKQGV comes from the exons ATGGAAGCAGAACGCCTCAACGCCCTTTCCGCCCTGCTGGCGGACCTCACCACCCGTGAGGTTGAACTTCGGGGGTATCTT GACTTCGCTGCCAAGTCAGAGAAACTAGAACAAGTCAACGCCGAACTGGAAGACCCGAACGTCTGGAATGACCAGAAGCGGGCCCAGGACCTCGGCCGTGAAAAGAAATCCCTCGAAGCCATCGTCACCTCGCTGACCGAGATCGAATCCGGCCTGCGCGACGCCGCCGACCTGTTCGAGATGGCGCGCGAAGAAGGCGATGAAGACACCCTCATCGCCATCGAAGCCGATGCCGAAGAACTGCGCAAACGCGTCGAAGGCATGGAATTCCGCCGGATGTTCAACAATCCGATGGACCCCAACAACTGCTTCATCGATATCACGGCCGGCGCCGGCGGCACCGAGGCGCAGGACTGGGCTTCGATGATCATGCGGCAATACCTGCGCTATTGCGAACGCAAGGGCTTCAAGACCGAAATCCTGGAACAGTCCGACGGCGAAATCGCCGGCGTCAAGACCGCCTCGATCAAGGTCGAGGGCGACTACGCCTACGGCTTCTTGCGCACCGAGACCGGTGTGCACCGCCTCGTGCGCAAATCGCCGTTCGACTCGGCCAACGGCCGCCACACCTCGTTCTGCAGCCTGTTCGTCTATCCGGAAGTGGATGACTCGATCGACATCGACATCAACCCGGCCGACGTGCGGGTGGATACCTACCGCGCTTCCGGCGCGGGCGGCCAGCACATCAACAAAACCGATTCCGCCGTGCGCCTGACGCACGCGCCGTCCGGCATTGTGGTGCAGTGCCAGAACGACCGCAGCCAGCACCGCAACCGCGCCGAAGCCTGGGACATGCTGAAGTCGAAGCTGTACGAACTGGAACTGCGCAACCGCATGAGCGAGCAGCAGAAGCTGGAAGACTCCAAGACCGATGTCGGCTGGGGCCACCAGATCCGCTCCTACGTGCTGGACCAGTCGCGCATCAAGGATTTGCGCACCGGTCACGAAGTCGGCAATACCAAGGCCGTGCTGGACGGCGACCTCGACGACTTCATCGGCGCTTCGCTCAAGCAGGGCGTTTAA